Sequence from the Nocardioides exalbidus genome:
GGTGCGACGTCGGCCGACGTGCCCGCCCCGCCCAGCGGCGAGGTCACCGTGACGGGGTGGGTCCGCCAGGACGCCGAGGGCGACAGCACCCACGTGTCCGGGAAGTCGACCCGCGCGGTCAACAGCGGCGAGATCGGCGAGGCCCTCGACCGTGAGGTGCTCGGCGGCTGGGTCGACCTCCGCAGCGAGTCGCCGGAGCCGGCCGAGGCGTTGCTCCCGGTCGAGCTGCCGGAGCTGAACAACGGACCGCACTTCTTCTACGGCCTGCAGTGGTGGTTCTTCGGAGCGCTGGCGATCTTCGGCTTCTTCTTCCTCATCGTCGACGAGATGCGCGGCGGTCGCGGGCCGTGGGCCGGCAGTGACCGGTCCGCACCCCGACCCGCCGACAAGCCGGCGCCGGCCGCCCCGGCGAAGCCCGCCCCAGCCAGGGCGGTGGCGCCCAAGCCGAAGCGCAAGACCTGGCGCGAGCGGCTCGACCGCGGCGAGGACTGGGACGACGAGCCCCCCGCCCCTCGTCCGTCGTCACAGGGCGCGCAGGAGTCCGCCGTCGACCGGGAGCATCACGCCCGTCAGGAATGACGCGGCCGGCGACATCACGAACGCCGCCACCGCGCCGAACTCCTCCGGCTCACCGTAGCGACCGAGCGGGATCGTCGCCTCTGCCCGGTGGCGTGCTGCTTCGGGGTCACCGGTCGACGCGTCGAGCTCGGCGACCCGCTCGGTGGCGATGCGACCCGGCAGGAGCCCGTTGACTCGTACGCCGCGGGGGCCGAGCTCGTCGGCGAGGGTCTTGGCGACCATCGCGAGGCCCGGGCGCAGTCCGTTGGAGATCGCCATCTCCGGCAGCGGGGACCGCACGCTCGAGGAGAGCACCAGCCCCAGGGCCCCGCCGGCGGGCAGCGACGTGCCGACCTCGCGGGCCAGGCGCACCGCGCCGAGGAAGACCGACTCGAAGGCAGCGGTCCACTGCTCGTCGGTGATGGTCGTGACCGGGCCCTTCGGCGGGCCGCCCACGCTGATCAGGGCGCCGTCGATCCGTCCCCAGGCGGAGTCGGCCGCGGCGAGCAGCCGGGCGGGCGCCCCGCGCTCGGAGTTGTCGACCGCCACGCCGACCGCCGCCTCGCGCCCGGCAGCGTCGTTGAGGGTCGCGACGGCCGCGTCGAGCGACTCCTGCGAGCGCCCCGACAGCACGACGCGGGCGCCCTCCGCGACCAGCGCGTCGGCGCTCGCCCGCCCAAGTCCCCGGGCTCCCCCGGTGACGATGAAGACGCGGTCGGCCAGCTGGAGATCCATGGCCCGAGGCTAGCCGGGCACGACGCACCGGTGAACGGCGTGCCGAGGGAGACGCGTCAGCCGACCGGGGCCTCGCGGAACTGGGTCGCGTGGAGCGTGGCGTAGAGCCCGCCGGCGGCGAGGAGGTCGGCGTGGGTGCCGGACTGGACGACGCGGCCGTCGTCGAGGACGAGGATCAGGTCGGCGTTGCGGACGGTGGAGAGCCGGTGCGCGATGACCAGCGACGTGCGGCCCTCGAGCGCGGCGTCGAGCGCGCCCTGGACGGCCGCCTCGGACTCGCTGTCGAGGTGGGCGGTCGCCTCGTCGAGCACGACGATCGACGGCGCCTTGAGCAGGAGCCGGGCGATCGCGAGGCGCTGGCGCTCTCCCCCGCTGAGGCGGTAGCCGCGATCGCCCACGACGGTGTCGAGGCCGTCGCGCAGCACGCGCACCAGGTGGGCGATCTGCGCGGCCTCGAGGGCGGCCCAGATCTCGTCGTCGGTGGCCTCGGGCCGGGCGTAGAGCAGGTTGGCCCGGATGGTGTCGTGGAACATGTGCGCGTCCTGGGTGACGTAGCCGACGGCGTCCTCCAGCGACTGCAGCGTCACGTCACGGACGTCGTGGCCGTCGACCCGCACGGCGCCGCGCTCGACGTCGTAGAGCCGCGCGACGAGGTGGGTGACCGTCGTCTTCCCGGCGCCGGACGGACCCACGAGCGCGACCATCTGGCCCGGCTCGGCGGTGAAGGAGACGTCGTGGAGCACCTGGCCGCTGTCCCCGGACTCCTTGCGGGCGACGGTCTCGAGCGAGGCCAGCGAGATCTGGTCGGCGCGGGGGTAGGTGAAGGCGACGTGGTCGAACTCCAGCTTCGACGCGGTGCGGGGCAGCTCGACGGCGCCGGGCTTCTCCTGGATCAGCGACGGCAGGTCGAGGACCTCGAAGACCCGGTCGAAGCTCACCAGCGCGGTCATCACGTCGATGCGGACGTTGGACAGCCCCTGCAGCGGGCCGAGCAGGCGGGTGAGCAGCACCCCGAGCGCGACGATGGTGCCGACGGAGAGGTCGCCGCGGATCGCGAGCCAGCCACCGATGCCGTAGACCAGCGCGGTGGCGAGCTGGGGCACCAGCGTCATCGCGGCGAAGAAGACGCGGGTGAGCAGGGAGATCCGGATGCCGAGGTCGCGGACGACGGCGGCCTTGCGGGCATAGGTCGCGTCCTCGACGTCGCGGCGGCCGAAGAGCTTGAGCAGCATCGCGCCGCCGACGTTGAAGCGCTCGGTCATCGCGTTGCCGAGGTCGGCGTTGCCGTCCATCTGCTGGCGCGAGAGGTCGGCCAGCTTGTGCGACACCACGCGCGAGGCGATCAGCAGGATCGGGAAGAGCGCGACGCACAGCAGCGTCACCGGCCAGCTGAGGAACAGCATCGTCACGCCGACGACGATGGCGGCGATGATGTTGGAGACCGTGCCCTGCAGCGTCGAGGTGAACGCGCGTTGGGCGCCGATGACGTCGTTGTTGAGCCGCGAGACCAGCGCGCCGGTCTGCGTGCGGGTGAAGAACGCCAGCGACTGCCGCTGGACGTGCGCGAAGACCTGGGTGCGGAGGTCGTAGATCAGGCCCTCGCCGATGCGGCTCGACAGCCACCCGGTGATCAGCCCGAAGCCCGCGTCGACGACCGCGACAAGCGCGACGAGCGCGGCGAGCCAGATGACGAGCGAGAGGTCACCACCGCTCACCGCGTCGTCGATGATCGCCTTCAGCAGAAGCGGCGGCACGACGACGAGGCCGGCGTCGACGACCGTCACCGCGAGGAATCCCGCGATCAGTCGCCGGTGCGGGCGCGCGAAGCCGAGCACCCGACGCACGGTCTTGCGCTCGATCTTGTTGTCGACCACGCTCCGGTCGCTGCGCAGGAACCGCCACGGCGGTCCGCCTGCACCCGGGCCCATCGACATCCGTGCTCCTTCGTCCCCGGTCACAACCCGCGACCGGTGGCCATTGTTCCTCGCGCCACCGACAACGGCGCATCCCGGGACGTCAGGCGAGGGCGGCGGCGAGCGCGCGGAAGCGGCGTACCTGCGCCTCCCGCTCGAGGCGCCGCTGCTCGTCGAGGTCGCGGTCGGCGGCTCCCTGCAGCAGCGTCTTGGTCTCGCTCACGACCCCCGGCATCGGGGCGAGGAGGGCCGCGGCCAGCTCGGCGACGGCGGCGTCGAGGTCGGTGGGGGCGTACGACGCCTGGGCCAGGCCGATCCGCACGGCCTCCTCGGCGCCGACGACCCGCGCGGTCGCGCAGATCTCCAGCGCGCGGGCGTAGCCGACGTGCTCGACGAGCGGCTTGGTGCCGGTGAGGTCGGGGACGAGGCCGAGCGCGGACTCCTTCATGGAGAACTTCACGTCGTCGGCGACGATCCTCAGGTCGCACGAGAGCGCCAGCTGGAAGCCGGCGCCGATCGCGTGCCCGCGGACCTTCGCGATCGAGACGAAGCGCGGGTCGCGCAGCCAGGTGAAGCCCTGCTGGAAGGCGTCGATCCGGGCCGAGGCGTCCTCGTCGCTCAGCGCGAGCAGCCCGACGACCGACTCCTGGCCGGCGGTGGCCGGGTCGAGCATGGCGCGGTCGAGGCCGGCGGAGAACGTCGCACCCTCCCCCGTCACCACGACCACCCGGACGTCGTCGGGGAGCGAGCGGCCCAGCTCGCCCAGCGCGATCCACATGGCGGGGGTCTGGGCGTTGCGCACGTCGGGTCGGTCGAGCGTGACGGTCGCGACCTGGCCGTCGACGTCGAGCCGCAGGCCGACCGCGGCGAGGTCCTCGGGAGTCATGCCCCGAGGCTACTACTCGCCGGTAACCTCAGGCCAACGACACCAGGTCGGCGTACTCGTCGCTCCAGAGGTCCTCGTCGCCGTCGGGCAGCAGCAGCACCCGGTCGGGGTCGAGCGCGCGCACCGCGCCCTCGTCGTGGGTGACCAGGATGATCGCGCCGGTGTAGCTGCGGATCGCGTGGAGGACCTCTTCGCGCGAGGCGGGGTCGAGATTGTTGGTCGGCTCGTCGAGGAGCAGCACGTTGGCGCTGGAGACGACCAGGATCGCCAGCGCGAGGCGCGTCTTCTCCCCGCCCGACAGCACGCCGGCGGGCTTGTGCGCGTCGTCGCCGGAGAAGAGGAACGAGCCGAGCACCGAGCGGGCCTGCGTGTCGGTGAGCTCCGGGGCCGCGCTGTGCATGTTCTCCAGCACCGTGCGGTTGACGTCGAGGGTCTCGTGCTCCTGGGCGTAGTAGCCCATCTTGAGCCCGAAGCCCGGCACGACCTCGCCGGTGTCGGGCTGGTCGACGCCCGCGAGGATCCGCAGCATCGTGGTCTTGCCGGCGCCGTTGAGGCCGAGGATGACGACCCGGCTCCCCCGGTCGATCGCCAGGTCGACGGCGGTGAAGACCTCCAGCGAGCCGTAGGACTTCGACAGCTCGGTGCCCATGAGCGGCGTCTTCCCGCACGGCGCGGGCTCGGGGAACGCGATCCGGGCGACCTTGTCGGCGGCGCGCTCGGACTCGATGCCGGCCATCATCTTCTCGGCCCGCTTGAGCATCGACTGCGCGGCGGTCGCCTTGGTGGCCTTGGCCCGCATCTTGTTGGCCTGGTCGGTGAGCGCCTTCGCCTTGTTCTCGGCGTTCATCCGCTCGCGCTTGCGGCGCTTCTCGTCGTCCTCGCGCTGGGTGAGGTAGTTGTGCCAGCCCATGTTGTAGACGTCGATGACGGCGCGGTTCGCGTCGAGGTGGAAGACCTTGTTGACGGTGGCCTCGAGCAGCGCGTTGTCGTGGCTGATCACCACGAAGCCGCCCCGGTGCGCCTTGAGGAAGTCGCGCAGCCAGATGATCGAGTCGGCGTCGAGGTGGTTGGTCGGCTCGTCGAGCAGCATGATCTCCGCGCCCGAGAAGAGGATCCGGGCGAGCTCGACGCGGCGTCGCTGGCCGCCGGAGAGCGTGCCGATCGGCTGGGCGAGGATGCGCTCCTCGATCCCGAGGGCGGCCGCCATCTGCGCGGCCTCCGACTCGGCGGCGTACCCGCCTCCGGCGTGCAGCTCGGCATCGGCGTTGGCCCACCGGCGCATCCCGCGCTCGTGGACCTTCGGGTCCTCGCTGCCCATGTCGACCTCGGCCTGGCGCAGGCGTCGTACGACCTCGTCGAGGCCGCGGGCGGACAGGATCCGGTCGCGCGCGATCACCTCGGGGTCGCCGACCCGCGGGTCCTGCGGGAGGTAGCCGATCTCCCCGCTGCGGATCACCTGTCCGGACGCGGGCTGGCCCTCTCCGGCGAGGATGCGGGTGAGCGTCGTCTTGCCGGCACCGTTGCGCCCCACGAGGCCCACCTTGTCGCCGGAGGCGATGCGGAAGGTGACGTCCTCCATGAGGAGCCGCGCGCCGGCTCGGACCTCGAGCTTCTGGGCGTTGATCATCTCGGGCGACATCCTACGAAGGGGTGGCCGTGCGAGCCCCATCGGCGCCACCAGCGCTAGTCTGCGCAGAGGTTCGCACCCACCGTCATGACCTGCGGAAAGGCTCCTCCCATGCGCTTCAACCCGAAGGCCGACATCAGCAAGGGCAGGGTCTCCGACGCCGGTGGCCGTGGCGGTGGCGGCGGGATGTCCGGTGGCGGCATGCGGATGCCCATCCCCGGCGGCATGCGGGCCGGTGGCGGCATCGGCGGCATCATCATCGTCGTCCTCTTCGTGCTGCTCACCCAGTGCACGGGCGGCGGCGGGCTCACCGGCGGGGGCGGGACCGGCGTCGACCCGCAGGGCCAGAGCGGCAACCCGGCCGGCCTGTCCCAGGACAGCGACCGCTACGCCAACTGCAAGACCGGCGCCGACGCGGAGACCGACGTCGACTGCGCGCGCAAGGCGGTCGCGCTCTCGCTGGAGGACTACTGGGCCGAGACCCTCCCGGCGCAGGGCGACACCCAGTTCACGCCCGCCCAGATCATCACCTTCAGCGGTGCCATCTCGACCGGCTGCGGCCAGGCCACCTCGCAGGTCGGCCCGTTCTACTGCCCGGCGGACCAGCAGGTCTACCTCGACACGACCTTCTTCCAGGACGTGCTGGAGAACCAGCTGGGCGGGCAGGGCGGCGACTTCGTCGAGCCCTACGTCCTCGGCCACGAGTACGGCCACCACATCCAGAACCTGCTCGGCACGATGAGCCGGGTCAAGACGCAGCAGGGCCCCAACTCCGACGCCGTACGCCTCGAGCTGCAGGCCGACTGCTACGCCGGGATGTGGACGAAGGCCGCCAGCGGCGGCGACGGGATCTTCCTCGAGCTCGACCAAGGCGACATCGAGGAGGCCCTCGACGCGGCCAAGACGGTCGGCGACGACCGCATCCAGCAGGCCGGCGGCCAGCGGGTGAACCCGGAGGGCTGGACGCACGGCTCGTCCGCGCAGCGGATGAAGTGGTTCAGCACCGGCTACGAGAAGGGCACCCTCGAGGCCTGCGACACCTTCTCCGCCAGCACGCTCTGACGACTCAGCCGAGCAGCGCCTCGATGTGGGCGACCTGCCGCTGCATGGCGTAGATGTAGGGAGCGACGCTGGGGTGGCGGAACTTGCCGGCCAGCGCGCCCTCGCCGTCGGCCACGCGCGCGAGCGCCCAGTCGAGGCGCGTGAGCGCGGTGTAGACGGCCATCACCCGCGCGCCGGTCAGCACCTGCTCGGTGGTGGCCACGCCGGGCGGGAGGGCGGCGACGTACGCCTCCACGAGGGGGTCGATCTCCTCGCGGGTCGCCAGCGAGAGGTAGCCGAGGTCGGCCCCGACCGGCCCGCGGCCGAGGTGGGCCCAGTCGATCGCGACGGCGTCCTCACCGTCCGGACCACCGTGCCTGCCGGGGATGTTGGCCGCCGAGGGATCGCCGTGCTGCGCGACCTGGGGCAGGGCGTCGGTGCGGTCGAGCCACACCGAGCGGTGCGACCAGAGGTGGTCGGCGACGTCGGCCATCGGGGTCCTGGCGAGCAGCCGCCACCCGCCGCGTCGCTCGACGAGCGCGAGACGGCTGCGGAGCTGGTCGCGGGCGAGCCACCCGTGCGACCCGAGGTCGGTGGCGGCGAAGCGGCCGAGGCACGCCGCGAGCCACGGCCCGGGCGCGTCGTGGAGCTCCACGCGCTCGTGCACGAGGGTGATGCCCTCCTCGTCCTCCTCGACGCGGACCACGGGTGCCTCGCGCAGGCCGGGGGCGTCGGAGACGACGCCGCTGAGGGCCACGTCGGCGGCCCGACGCCAGTAGTTCACGTCGCGCGGGACCAGCGCGCTCGGGGCGTCGTGCGGGTCGGGGCAGCGGAGCCGCTTGACCACCACGTCACGGCCCCGGTGGCTCGAGGACCAGACCCCGACGGTGGCCGGGCCGCCGCCCGGGAGGGGCTGCCATCCCGGCTCGGGTTGCCACATGGGCAGGACGCTAGCCGATGTCACGGCTCCGGTAGCGGCGATCCGCCGCGACGACGAGCAGCGTGGCGAGCAGCGCCATCACCACCTCGGGGGCCCACGCGAACGCCTCGGAGGGGTACTTCGGGACGTGGTGGAACGGCGACACCCCGAGCAGCCAGCCCGGCAGGTCGAGCGAGGCGCCCACCTGGCCGAGGGTCACGCACGCCGCGAGGACTGCCCAGCCGGCCACGGCCCATCGGTTGCGGACCGACAGCAGGAGCAGGGCCACGCCGAGCACGACCCACACGGCGGGCGCCTGGGCGAGCGCCGCACCGACCGGGGAGAGCCCGTCGCCCCGCCCGGCCGCGGTCGCGGCACCGGAGACCAGCAGCAGCCAGGTGCTGCCGGCGAGCGATGCGGTCGCGACGGCCAGGAGGACGGCGGCGCGCGACGTCGCGGTCGCCAGGACGATCTCGGTGCGACCGTCGTGCTCGTCGCCGGCCGCCCGGGTCACGGCCGAGATGCCGAAGCAGGCGATCACGACGGCCACGACCGAGGCCAGGGCGAAGACCAGGGAGTCCTGCAGCGCGCCCTCCCCGCCCATCGACTCGATGATCGAGCGGGTGGACTCGCCGTCAAGCAGGTCGCCGATGCTCGGCACGATCGAGCCCATCAGCACGCCGATCGCACCGATGCCGACCGTCCAGCCGCCGAGCGCGGTGCCCTGCTGCCGCCACACCAGCGCCATCGCGTCGCGCAGCCGCGGGGAGCCCTCGGCGGGGCCGGGCCGGTCGGGCAGGACGCCGGCACCGAGGTCGCGTCGTCGACGCAGCGCCAGGGCGACCGCGGTCAGCACTAACGCCACGGCGGGGTAGCCGACGAGCAGCCACACCCGCGGCTCGTGCCACGCACTGAGCCGGGTGCCCCAGCCGAAGGGCGTGAGCCACGAGAGCCACCCCGCGGTGGTGTCGCCGACCGCGCGCAGGAGGTAGAGGACGGCGATCGCCCCGGAGGCGACGAAGCCGACGGTGCGCGCACTGCTCGGGACCTGGGCGGCCAGCAGCGCGACCCCGGCACCGACGAGGCCGATCCCGGTCCACGAGGCGCCGAAGAGCACCGAGCCCGCGACCGGCAGCCCGCACGCGATGTCGCCCGCGGCGGCGAGGACCCCGAGCAGGACCGACGCGAGCGCCGCCTCGGCGAGGGCCGCCGCCACCTGGGCGTCCGGGCCGACGGCGGTGGCGCCGACCAGCTCGGCGCGACCGCTCTCCTCCTCGACGCGCGTGTGGCGTCGTACGACGACGACGGACATGAACGCGACGAACACGGCGTAGAGGACGGTGAGCTTGGTCATCGAGAGCTCGCCCAGGCTGGAGGTGTCGAGGACCGGCCCGTAGAGCGCGACGATCGCCGGGCTGGCGTTCAGCGCCTCCGCGGCGGCGACCTGCGCGGCCTTCGTGTCGTAGAGCGGACCGGTCGCTGCCGCGCTCGCGACGACCATCGCGGTGAGCAGCAGGATCCATGCCGGCAGCAGCACCCGGTCGCGGCGCAGCGCGAAGCGCAGGAGGAGCCCGGTGCCGCGGAGGCGGTCGCTCACGGGGTGGCCCGGTAGGCGTCGAGGAACAGCTCCTCCAGCGTCGGCGGCGTGCTGGTCAGCGCGACCACCCCGGCGCCGTCGATGGCCTTCAGCAGGAGCGGGAGGCCCGCGGGGTCCACGGAGGCGGAGACCACCTGGCCGTCGACCTCCACGTCGTGGACGCCCTCGAGCCCGGCGAGGTCGGGGACCCTGCCGGAGACCTCCGCACGGACGCGGTTGCGCCGCAGGTGCCGCAGGTCGGCGAGCGTCCCGGACTCGACCGCCCTGCCGGCGCGGATGATGGTGACCCGGTCGGCGAGCCGCTCGACCTCGCTCAGGATGTGGCTCGACAGCAGCACCGTGGTGCCGGCGGCCTTGTGCTCGGCCAGGCACTCGTTGAAGACCTGCTCCATCAGCGGGTCGAGCCCGGACGTGGGCTCGTCGAGGACCAGCAGATCGGTGGGAGCGGCGAAGGCGGCGACCAGCGCGACCTTCTGCCGGTTGCCCTTGCTGTAGGCGCGGCCCTTCTTGGTCGGGTCGAGCTCGAAGCGCTGGAGCAGCTCGTCGCGCCGGGTCGAGCGCGGGTCGAGGTCGCGCATCCGCAGCAGCAGGTCGATCGTCTCGCCGCCGGAGAGGTTGGGCCAGACGCTCACGTCGCCGGGGACGTAGGCCAGGCGTCGGTGGATGTCCGTCGAGTCGCGCCACGGGTCGAGGCCGAAGACGGTGGCCGTGCCACCGCTGCTCCGCAGCAGCCCGAGGAGGACGCGGATGGTGGTCGACTTGCCGGCGCCGTTGGGCCCGAGGAAGCCGTGCACCTCCCCCGCCGCCACCTGCAGGTCGAGGCCGTCGAGGGCCCGTGCCCGGCCGAACTCCTTGACGAGGCCGCGGACCTCGATCGCGTTGCTCACACCTCACAAGTTACGCCCGCTCCCGCGGCCTGCGACGTCATGGGAATCGGCGGTTCGAACCGGGGAATCCGCTGGCGTCAGGCGTTGACGACGTCGACCAGGATCGCCTGGGTGTCCGCGATCGCCTGGTCGAGGACCGCACGCCGCGGGTCGGGCACCGCGTGCCACGGCTCGACGACGGTGACGTGCGCGAGGCGCGTGTCGTCGAGGACCGCGTCGACCGCGGCGCGGTCTCCCCCGGCCGAGGCGAGGGGTACGCCGGACAGGATCCGTGCGGCGTGGTCGGCCGCGGCCTCGTAGGCCTGGCGCGCCTGGTTGTCCCGACGGCGGGCGAAGCGCTGCTGGCTCTGCCCTCCGGCCTTGGTCCTGCCCTGCACGTGGCGCTGCCCCACCTTGTGCTCGACGAGCCCCGTGCCGCCGAGCCGGGCGACCGCGAAGCCTCCCTTGCGCACGAGCAGCACGCCCCACGCAGTGGGGGCCACGACGGCCGTCGCGAAGGCACCCGCGTCGGCCGGGCCGTCGTACGCCGCCCCGAAGGGCAGGCGGGCGGAGAAGTGCGAGCCGTCGGCGGCGGTCCCGCCCAACCCGCCGTCGACGACCGTCAGGCTCGCGCCGTCGTGCCGGGAGGCGAAGTTGGCGACCCACCTCTCCCACCGGACGGCGGGGACGAGGACGGCGGGCATGCGGCGAACCTAACCGAGGACCTCGCGGACCTCGACGCCGCTGTGCGACTCGGTGACCTCGTGGAGCGTGGCGGCCAGGGCGACGACCTCGTCCATGCTGTCGGCCTCGATCACGTAGAGGCCGCCGACGGACTCGCGGGTCTCGGCGAACGGCCCGTCGGTGGCGGCCGGCGCGCCGTCGTCGCCACGCCGGACCGTCCGGGCGGCGCTCGCGGGGTGGAGCTCGTGGCCCAGCACGAGCCGCGCCCCGACGGCTGCGGCGAAGTCGCGGTGGGCGGCGTCCTTCACCGCCCGGTCGGCGTCGGTGGTCGTCGACCACTGCTTCTCGTCGCCGTGGATGAGCAGCAGGTAGCGCGGCATGGTGGTCCTCCTGGGATCGGTGGTGTGCCTGTCACCGGGATGACGGGTCGGCGTGCGCAGGATCGACAGGTCCGCGTGGCTTCGGCGCGAGCTGGGCGACGAGCCCGGCCGGCAGCACCATCTCGGCGGGGTCGCGACGGGCGTAGGCGCCGGGGGTCATGCCGTGGGCTCGGCGGAAGGCGCGGTTGAAGGCCGCCTCGGACTGGTAGCCGACACGCTCGGCGATCCGGGCGAGCGAGAGGCCGCGCTCGCGGACCATCCGCGCGGCGAGGTCCATCCGCCAGGCCGTCACGTAGGACATCGCCGGCTCGCCGAGGGTGTCGCGGAAGCGCTCGGCGAAGGCGGAGCGCGACATCCCGGCTTCGTCCGCCAGCGAGGCGAGCGTCCAGGCGGCGCCCGGTCCGGCGTGGAAGGCGGCGAGCGCCCTGCCGACCTGGGGGTCGCGGAGGCCCGCGACCCAGCCGCGGTCCTGCTCCCCCGACTCCAGCCACGCGCGCACCACCTGGACGACGAGGACGTCGGCGAGTCGCGCGGTGACGACGTCGCTGCCGGGGCGTGGGCTCCGCGACTCGGCCCCGATCACCTCGAAGGCAGCCCGCATCCAGGCAGCGTCACCGCCGTCGCCCGCAGGCAGGATCGAGGGCAGGCTGCGGAGCAGCCGGGCGACGCCGAGGCCGCTGAAGCTCACCGCGCCGCAGACGAGCTCGGCCGCAGCGCCCGGGCCGGGGATGCTGAGGCGCTCGTAGCGCTCCGCCACCTCGATCCGCGGCAGGTCGAAGAGGGGCACCGCCTCGCTGCCGGGTGCGTCGAGGACCGAGTGGCCGAGTCCCGTGGGCACCAGGGCCATGTCGCCGGCGCGCATCCAGTGCCGCTCGTCCCCGACCTCGAGCACCATCTCGCCCGCCGTGACCAGGTGGAACACCACGGTG
This genomic interval carries:
- a CDS encoding SURF1 family protein is translated as MRFLVSRRWIVFALVVVFLAWVAWRLGEWQFHRLDDRKQLNSIIERNEKAGPAPVTDVLTPGEPVTRADQWRIVEATGTYDVDDTVIVRYRTREGEAGVDVVVPLELADGSSLLVDRGWYATDNRGATSADVPAPPSGEVTVTGWVRQDAEGDSTHVSGKSTRAVNSGEIGEALDREVLGGWVDLRSESPEPAEALLPVELPELNNGPHFFYGLQWWFFGALAIFGFFFLIVDEMRGGRGPWAGSDRSAPRPADKPAPAAPAKPAPARAVAPKPKRKTWRERLDRGEDWDDEPPAPRPSSQGAQESAVDREHHARQE
- a CDS encoding SDR family oxidoreductase; protein product: MDLQLADRVFIVTGGARGLGRASADALVAEGARVVLSGRSQESLDAAVATLNDAAGREAAVGVAVDNSERGAPARLLAAADSAWGRIDGALISVGGPPKGPVTTITDEQWTAAFESVFLGAVRLAREVGTSLPAGGALGLVLSSSVRSPLPEMAISNGLRPGLAMVAKTLADELGPRGVRVNGLLPGRIATERVAELDASTGDPEAARHRAEATIPLGRYGEPEEFGAVAAFVMSPAASFLTGVMLPVDGGLLRAL
- a CDS encoding ABC transporter ATP-binding protein, with protein sequence MGPGAGGPPWRFLRSDRSVVDNKIERKTVRRVLGFARPHRRLIAGFLAVTVVDAGLVVVPPLLLKAIIDDAVSGGDLSLVIWLAALVALVAVVDAGFGLITGWLSSRIGEGLIYDLRTQVFAHVQRQSLAFFTRTQTGALVSRLNNDVIGAQRAFTSTLQGTVSNIIAAIVVGVTMLFLSWPVTLLCVALFPILLIASRVVSHKLADLSRQQMDGNADLGNAMTERFNVGGAMLLKLFGRRDVEDATYARKAAVVRDLGIRISLLTRVFFAAMTLVPQLATALVYGIGGWLAIRGDLSVGTIVALGVLLTRLLGPLQGLSNVRIDVMTALVSFDRVFEVLDLPSLIQEKPGAVELPRTASKLEFDHVAFTYPRADQISLASLETVARKESGDSGQVLHDVSFTAEPGQMVALVGPSGAGKTTVTHLVARLYDVERGAVRVDGHDVRDVTLQSLEDAVGYVTQDAHMFHDTIRANLLYARPEATDDEIWAALEAAQIAHLVRVLRDGLDTVVGDRGYRLSGGERQRLAIARLLLKAPSIVVLDEATAHLDSESEAAVQGALDAALEGRTSLVIAHRLSTVRNADLILVLDDGRVVQSGTHADLLAAGGLYATLHATQFREAPVG
- a CDS encoding enoyl-CoA hydratase/isomerase family protein; the encoded protein is MTPEDLAAVGLRLDVDGQVATVTLDRPDVRNAQTPAMWIALGELGRSLPDDVRVVVVTGEGATFSAGLDRAMLDPATAGQESVVGLLALSDEDASARIDAFQQGFTWLRDPRFVSIAKVRGHAIGAGFQLALSCDLRIVADDVKFSMKESALGLVPDLTGTKPLVEHVGYARALEICATARVVGAEEAVRIGLAQASYAPTDLDAAVAELAAALLAPMPGVVSETKTLLQGAADRDLDEQRRLEREAQVRRFRALAAALA
- a CDS encoding ABC-F family ATP-binding cassette domain-containing protein, yielding MINAQKLEVRAGARLLMEDVTFRIASGDKVGLVGRNGAGKTTLTRILAGEGQPASGQVIRSGEIGYLPQDPRVGDPEVIARDRILSARGLDEVVRRLRQAEVDMGSEDPKVHERGMRRWANADAELHAGGGYAAESEAAQMAAALGIEERILAQPIGTLSGGQRRRVELARILFSGAEIMLLDEPTNHLDADSIIWLRDFLKAHRGGFVVISHDNALLEATVNKVFHLDANRAVIDVYNMGWHNYLTQREDDEKRRKRERMNAENKAKALTDQANKMRAKATKATAAQSMLKRAEKMMAGIESERAADKVARIAFPEPAPCGKTPLMGTELSKSYGSLEVFTAVDLAIDRGSRVVILGLNGAGKTTMLRILAGVDQPDTGEVVPGFGLKMGYYAQEHETLDVNRTVLENMHSAAPELTDTQARSVLGSFLFSGDDAHKPAGVLSGGEKTRLALAILVVSSANVLLLDEPTNNLDPASREEVLHAIRSYTGAIILVTHDEGAVRALDPDRVLLLPDGDEDLWSDEYADLVSLA
- the ypfJ gene encoding KPN_02809 family neutral zinc metallopeptidase; this translates as MRFNPKADISKGRVSDAGGRGGGGGMSGGGMRMPIPGGMRAGGGIGGIIIVVLFVLLTQCTGGGGLTGGGGTGVDPQGQSGNPAGLSQDSDRYANCKTGADAETDVDCARKAVALSLEDYWAETLPAQGDTQFTPAQIITFSGAISTGCGQATSQVGPFYCPADQQVYLDTTFFQDVLENQLGGQGGDFVEPYVLGHEYGHHIQNLLGTMSRVKTQQGPNSDAVRLELQADCYAGMWTKAASGGDGIFLELDQGDIEEALDAAKTVGDDRIQQAGGQRVNPEGWTHGSSAQRMKWFSTGYEKGTLEACDTFSASTL
- a CDS encoding phosphotransferase gives rise to the protein MWQPEPGWQPLPGGGPATVGVWSSSHRGRDVVVKRLRCPDPHDAPSALVPRDVNYWRRAADVALSGVVSDAPGLREAPVVRVEEDEEGITLVHERVELHDAPGPWLAACLGRFAATDLGSHGWLARDQLRSRLALVERRGGWRLLARTPMADVADHLWSHRSVWLDRTDALPQVAQHGDPSAANIPGRHGGPDGEDAVAIDWAHLGRGPVGADLGYLSLATREEIDPLVEAYVAALPPGVATTEQVLTGARVMAVYTALTRLDWALARVADGEGALAGKFRHPSVAPYIYAMQRQVAHIEALLG
- a CDS encoding ABC transporter permease — its product is MSDRLRGTGLLLRFALRRDRVLLPAWILLLTAMVVASAAATGPLYDTKAAQVAAAEALNASPAIVALYGPVLDTSSLGELSMTKLTVLYAVFVAFMSVVVVRRHTRVEEESGRAELVGATAVGPDAQVAAALAEAALASVLLGVLAAAGDIACGLPVAGSVLFGASWTGIGLVGAGVALLAAQVPSSARTVGFVASGAIAVLYLLRAVGDTTAGWLSWLTPFGWGTRLSAWHEPRVWLLVGYPAVALVLTAVALALRRRRDLGAGVLPDRPGPAEGSPRLRDAMALVWRQQGTALGGWTVGIGAIGVLMGSIVPSIGDLLDGESTRSIIESMGGEGALQDSLVFALASVVAVVIACFGISAVTRAAGDEHDGRTEIVLATATSRAAVLLAVATASLAGSTWLLLVSGAATAAGRGDGLSPVGAALAQAPAVWVVLGVALLLLSVRNRWAVAGWAVLAACVTLGQVGASLDLPGWLLGVSPFHHVPKYPSEAFAWAPEVVMALLATLLVVAADRRYRSRDIG